The following are from one region of the Falco cherrug isolate bFalChe1 chromosome 19, bFalChe1.pri, whole genome shotgun sequence genome:
- the LOC129734286 gene encoding uncharacterized protein LOC129734286 — MCSRQTSGGCHESSSQSSGCHSGGSGCHGGSSSSYQAQGSSCCGSCCSGGSSGYGMGGGSSGGSGGSAQKIIISSGGGGGGSSGCCSGGSSGGSSGGKIIIGGGGSGGSSGCCSGGSSWGGMGGGSSGGSSGSKSIIGGGGSGGSSGCCSGGSRSSGGSSGGKIIIGGGSSGGSSGCCSGGSSWGGMGGGPSGGSSGSKSIIGGGGSGGSSGCCSGGSSWGGMGGGSSGGSSGSKSIIGGGGSGGSSGWCSGGSSGGSSGGKIIIGGGGSGGSSGCCGGGSSWGGMGGGSSGGSSGSKSIIGGGGSSGSSGWCSGGSNGGSSGGKIIIGGGGSGGSSGCCSGGSSWGGMGGGSSGGSSGSKSIIGGGGSGGSSGWCSGGSSGGGGSSWGGMGGGSSGGSGGSAQKIIISSGGGGGGSSGCYSGGSSGGSSGGKIIIGGGGSGGSSGCCSGGSSGGSGGSSGHTIIISSGGGSGGSCQSMQQKRPIVIPSIQSHQTKQACHWPPSQQK, encoded by the exons ATGTGCTCCAGACAGACCTCCGGAGGCTGCCATGAATCGTCATCCCAGTCCAGCGGATGCCACAGCGGGGGCTCCGGCTGCCACGGGGGCAGCTCCTCCAGCTACCAGGCACAGGGCTCCTCCTGCT GTGGATCCTGCTGCAGTGGGGGCTCCTCAGGCTATGGCATGGGAGGGGGGTCCAGCGGTGGCAGTGGGGGATCTGCCCAGAAGATCATCATTAGCtcaggtggtggaggaggtggctcatcaggctgctgcagtgggGGATCCAGTGGTGGGTCTTCAGGAGGCAAGATCATCATTGGAGGTGGAGGCAGTGGCGGgtcctctggctgctgcagtggaggATCCAGCTGGGGTGGCATGGGAGGAGGATCCAGTGGTGGGTCTTCAGGATCAAAGAGCATCATTGGAGGAGGAGGTAGTGGAGGATCCTCTGGTTGCTGCAGTGGGGGATCCA GATCCAGTGGTGGGTCCTCAGGGGGCAAGATCATCATTGGAGGTGGAAGCAGTGGTGGGTCgtctggctgctgcagtggaggATCCAGCTGGGGTGGCATGGGAGGAGGACCCAGTGGTGGGTCTTCAGGATCAAAGAGCATCATTGGAGGTGGAGGCAGTGGAGGatcctctggctgctgcagtggaggATCCAGCTGGGGTGGCATGGGAGGAGGATCCAGTGGTGGGTCTTCAGGATCAAAGAGCATCATTGGAGGTGGAGGTAGTGGAGGATCCTCTGGATGGTGCAGTGGGGGATCCAGTGGTGGGTCTTCAGGAGGCAAGATCATCATTGGAGGTGGAGGCAGTGGCGGGTCCTCTGGTTGCTGCGGTGGAGGATCCAGCTGGGGTGGTATGGGAGGAGGATCCAGTGGTGGGTCTTCAGGATCAAAGAGCATCATTGGAGGTGGAGGTAGCAGCGGATCCTCTGGATGGTGCAGTGGGGGTTCCAATGGTGGGTCTTCAGGAGGCAAGATCATCATTGGAGGTGGAGGCAGTGGTGGGTCCTCTGGTTGCTGCAGTGGAGGATCCAGCTGGGGTGGCATGGGAGGAGGATCCAGTGGTGGGTCTTCAGGATCAAAGAGCATCATTGGAGGAGGAGGTAGTGGAGGATCCTCTGGATGGTGCAGTGGGGGATCCAGTGGTGG tggaggATCCAGCTGGGGTGGCATGGGAGGAGGATCCAGCGGTGGCAGCGGAGGATCTGCCCAGAAGATCATCATTAGCTCAGGCGGTGGAGGTGGTGGCTCATCAGGCTGCTACAGTGGAGGATCCAGTGGTGGGTCCTCAGGAGGCAAGATCATCATTGGAGGTGGAGGCAGTGGCGGGTCCTCTGGATGCTGCAGTGGAGGATCCAGTGGCGGCAGTGGCGGCTCCTCAGGCCATACAATCATCATCAGCTCCGGAGGGGGCAGCGGTGGGTCCTGCCAGTCCATGCAGCAGAAACGCCCTATTGTCATCCCCAGCATCCAGTCCCACCAGACCAAGCAGGCCTGCCACTGGCCCCCCAGCCAGCAGAAGTAA
- the LOC129734287 gene encoding loricrin-like, with the protein MCSRQTSGGCHESSSQSSGCHSGGSGCHGGSSSSYQAQGSSCCGSCCSGGSSGYGMGGGSSGGSGGSAQKIIISSGGGGGGSSGCCSGGSSGGSSGGKIIIGGGGSGGSSGCCSGGSSWGGMGGGSSGGSSGSKSIIGGGGSGGSSGCCSGGSRSSGGSSGGKIIIGGGSSGGSSGCCSGGSSWGGMGGGSSGGSSGSKSIIGGGSSGGSSGCCSGGSSWGGMGGGSSGGSSGSKSIIGGGGSGGSSGWCSGGSSGGSSGGKIIIGGGSSGGSSGCCSGGSSWGGMGGGSSGGSSGSKSIIGGGGSSGGSSGWCSGGSSGGSSGSKSIIGGGGSGGSSGCCSGGSSWGGMGGGSSGGSSGSKSIIGGGSSGGSSGCCSGGSSWGGMGGGSSGGSGGSAQKIIISSGGGGGGSSGCYSGGSSGGSSGGKIIIGGGGSGGSSGCCSGGSSGGSGGSSGHTIIISSGGGSGGSCQSMQQKRPIVIPSIQSHQTKQACHWPPSQQK; encoded by the exons ATGTGCTCCAGACAGACCTCCGGAGGCTGCCATGAATCGTCATCCCAGTCCAGCGGATGCCACAGCGGGGGCTCCGGCTGCCACGGGGGCAGCTCCTCCAGCTACCAGGCACAGGGCTCCTCCTGCT GTGGATCCTGCTGCAGTGGGGGCTCCTCAGGCTATGGCATGGGAGGGGGGTCCAGCGGTGGCAGTGGGGGATCTGCCCAGAAGATCATCATTAGCtcaggtggtggaggaggtggctcatcaggctgctgcagtgggGGATCCAGTGGTGGGTCTTCAGGAGGCAAGATCATCATTGGAGGTGGAGGCAGTGGCGGgtcctctggctgctgcagtggaggATCCAGCTGGGGTGGCATGGGAGGAGGATCCAGTGGTGGGTCTTCAGGATCAAAGAGCATCATTGGAGGAGGAGGTAGTGGAGGATCCTCTGGTTGCTGCAGTGGAGGATCCA GATCCAGTGGTGGGTCCTCAGGGGGCAAGATCATCATTGGAGGTGGAAGCAGTGGTGGGTCgtctggctgctgcagtggaggATCCAGCTGGGGTGGCATGGGAGGAGGATCCAGTGGTGGGTCTTCAGGATCAAAGAGCATCATTGGAGGTGGAAGCAGTGGAGGatcctctggctgctgcagtggaggATCCAGCTGGGGTGGCATGGGAGGAGGATCCAGTGGTGGGTCTTCAGGATCAAAGAGCATCATTGGAGGAGGAGGTAGTGGAGGATCCTCTGGATGGTGCAGTGGAGGATCCAGTGGTGGGTCCTCAGGGGGCAAGATCATCATTGGAGGTGGAAGCAGTGGTGGGTCgtctggctgctgcagtggaggATCCAGCTGGGGTGGCATGGGAGGAGGATCCAGTGGTGGGTCTTCAGGATCAAAGAGCATCATTGGAGGTGGAGGCA GTAGCGGAGGATCCTCTGGATGGTGCAGTGGGGGATCCAGTGGCGGATCTTCAGGATCAAAGAGCATCATTGGAGGTGGAGGCAGTGGCGGgtcttctggctgctgcagtggaggATCCAGCTGGGGTGGTATGGGAGGAGGATCCAGTGGTGGGTCTTCAGGATCAAAGAGCATCATTGGAG GTGGAAGCAGTGGAGGatcctctggctgctgcagtggaggATCCAGCTGGGGTGGCATGGGAGGAGGATCCAGCGGTGGCAGCGGAGGATCTGCCCAGAAGATCATCATTAGCTCAGGCGGTGGAGGTGGTGGCTCATCAGGCTGCTACAGTGGGGGATCCAGTGGTGGGTCCTCAGGAGGCAAGATCATCATTGGAGGTGGAGGCAGTGGCGGGTCCTCTGGATGCTGCAGTGGAGGATCCAGTGGCGGCAGTGGCGGCTCCTCAGGCCATACAATCATCATCAGCTCCGGAGGGGGCAGCGGTGGGTCCTGCCAGTCCATGCAGCAGAAACGCCCTATTGTCATCCCCAGCATCCAGTCCCACCAGACCAAGCAGGCCTGCCACTGGCCCCCCAGCCAGCAGAAGTAA